The sequence tcCCCTTAAAAATCTACCCGCCCCtgtgtcacatccaggcgctatactgtcgtgaatcgcatatctgtcccatctttgctggctTTCccattcatatgggacaaatatgcgattcacgaaagtatagtatatgcgcaaaatagccagcatgaccACCAGAAATTTGCATGGCAAAAGACATCTAAAAGCGGGGTTTCTCAAAATtatgaacttttcatgaaaaactatttggtaccggctATGGgagatggtgtccgctactatgcctaccaaatattttttcgattgaggttcttaattttgagaaatcgagccttagatgtctttcgccatactgcGATCACCACAGCCTAtttttgcaaaataatttttgtaACCCCCAAAAAATAACGTTTCCAGTGAATTCCACTTCGCCATAGTTCTAAGCCTAAGCGAGGTTTTTTCCTCAAATCCTTCTAATTTCAGAAACATTAAAGCAATTTAGGAATGATACCCTCTGTAACATCGGGAACAAACAGATTTCGAgaacaaacgatttttttcggtaATTAGAAcgataaataaatatttaaatgaaaaaaaaaattaaagagatTTCTATAAGGAAAGGAAAACCTCGGCAGATTTTGTTCCATATCTACTGCTACGTTTGATCGAACTTCGTCAACATGAGCACTTACCTGCTACCACAAACGATGGAGGTGTAGATTCCGCGAGAGCACCGATCGCACATCGTTGGTAAACCTAAGTGCATCTAATAGAGGTAACAGCGACAGCAGGCATATGTCCATCGGGTCCGAGAACCAGGACTTGATTGGTATTGCATTGTTTGGGAAACATCGATACGCTCCGGGTGAGTTGTCTATGATGAATATCTACAAGAAAAACGAACATTATTCTAACTGTGCTGATAGAACTCTTGCTTGTGCCAAGCCAAACTTACTCTATTCAGATCGCCACATATTGCCGACAGGTCTTTTGTGTACGAGCCAAAATCCGGCGTACAGTGCTGCCGGTAGTAGCGGCGTTTCAGGATGTTACGTCCGTTGTCCAGTTTGTCGGCGACAGCAGCGCCGTAGATTTCCATACTGGCGGTAAATACGACAAGATCGTACCATTGTGATACCTGCAGAGTAGAGATGATGTGATAGTACAGATTATGTTTGTAACTTTCAAAAACATGATCATTTTTACACtaaatgtcttcttcttcttaaaagctacattccaactagaacttggcctgcttttcaacttagtcacggtgtctactcatctgtaaaaacaaaattccctgattttttcaGGTTTCCctttgcagatttcttcagatattcttctgatttttttaaagaatatcTTTGGAAACTTGATTAAGAATTCTATCGGAAatctctttgaattttatttctgctgttttttttttaaagaaacttaagAAAGCTTTTTCTCTTCAGGtaatgtgttgatgcaaaaatatgaaattgctgggtccatgacgtaaggcataataccttctttatgtcatgggctgttttTGGGGCATTTTATGCTAAACaacctttatgcctaacgtactcatgcctacacacttaaaatagatttcgctgttcggtaagttttttgacgaaaaacttcggtaaatataaaaaattacaGTAAATTCGGCAAACAAGAATAATTTTACCGGATATTGGTAACATTTTACCGAACAAAttgtaatttcaaaattatttgacaGAGTTCGGTAATTAAACTTACAGTACGTTCTGCAAAATCGAAGAAACGGTAAAATAAATACCGAACAAACTGCAAAACAACTTCTATGTTACAGAACTACGGTAAAGCTTTATACTATAGTAATTGTCAGAGCCATTTCTGTTTCATCAGAAATTGTGTGCATCTAGCGATTACTTCAATACTTTTAGAAAAGTTGAAGCAGTTTACATCTTTTTCTCTATAAAACATGTTAATATATTGAAAGGAGCAAGAAAAACAGGTATGTATCATTCTAgctcaatttatttgtttgtcaACGCAAAaattgcttgtcataagacgagttattCCTACTATCCCATTTATTCCCATcacttgatatttttttcagattctTCCTTTGGTAAAGCGTTTTATCGGGAACGTTATGCGTCTTCTACATTTCTTCAAAGCGGTACCTAGTTCTATGTTGGTCAAAATGTAGATCTGAATGTCAATGATGTGAAACATGACTTGGTTAGCGATTCTTGTGCCCAATTGTTCCATATACGACATCTGTTCCTGATTTTTATGACGTTTTTTTTCACCTGATTTCaattgtaaaaataaataaagagcAGTCATGTTTTGAAACTAGtgtgtattttattttataaatactgaaaatatcaagcaataacattttttcgttcaaaaaagaaaaatagtAACGAAACGTTCGGTAAATTTGCTTTTCGAATTACCGAACTCTACGGTACTTTTGGACTTATCATCACAAAATAAAACTACCGAACGAACTGTAAATCCTATCATTTACCGAACTGATTACcgaacgttcagctgttgaaagttcggtaaaaaattaccgTACATTGTAAAATATTCTAAGTGTGTTCCCGAtttgacaatcctacgcctcTGCTCGCAAGACTAATGGAGAAGACCAATTAATGTATGGTTTGTGAAACAGAACTTtgtgagcttgagcttgattgactgctcgtagttgctactccattatgaccagatcagctgttcttgcacagggaaccaacagatgtttgcttgggactagcacacatcttcaatgtacaagtactggtgatctcatttgttaggtcatactggcgcctgccacgtcagaatgcaggtcaatgtagggaagggggaggaaatgatgatgcaatcactcgcccactgcaagccgaatatacctctgcacttgccacgagttcatgcggaatttgttggaatttttgggttaggttcgagaggcagaggtccgtcttggttaacgagctgccaatgtgatagataggagagggcaactgatggaatttctaattgtatGTCGTTTCCTacagctctatagttcatttccaattctagcagattactggtagaatactcaagttgaaggtataggaatagtaatggaaacggtatggtagtccatttccagttctagcgattgctagaacatgagaaatatagagaaagatacaaagtaggagaatggaacggacctgggattgaacccacgacctcctgcgtatgaggcagaagcagtagccatatgactaccaagcccgccgtATGGTTTGTGAAACAGAACTTTGTTGCaaaaaactcaaactaaatCCTTTCACGTAGTAATCGAAAAAAAAGTGGTAAGTTTTGTTGACCAAAATATGCTTCGACGTACAAAGAATGTACatgccaaatttgagtaaaaactACATAAGCCATAATTTAACTGTAAAATGAAAGACTGGATTGCCTGATAGtttgaaataatagaaatagtttTCTCTAATTCCGATAAGCATTATCTCATAAGTTGATAACGTATCGGATAAATATGTTCACATGATGCATGTTCAAAATATTATCTTTAGTATATTCATCAAATTGTATAGCTTAATTCAGTTATAATCTATACAAGCTAATATCGAGCCCTATACCTATAGCAACTGATAAGAATGGGTACAAAACTTACATCGTACACTTCaaaatttccaagagaaattctacggaaattccgcaggcagggaatcatttttttgcgtaagcgcatgcgaaacaagcgacaaaagagaaccatcgacaaagctttgtttttgtcggagataataatgacaaagatccgaataattttgtcagcaacaaaaaaagacaattttgttgctaacttttaaTCCCGTTATTTTGTATTATCTCTacagaaaatttcggttttatgctatcgtagtttctgctGTTATGGACATATTCGAGAATCCGACtctgattacaaaaatagcatcgtattctcggaaatatcagagtaTGCAAGGCAAATTATTCTtctcatattgtgttcgggctctgataaaggtttgttgtgaggtgcgtttgtcagtaacaaactctgttgatggcAAAGAGTATATATTTAGGCGttactcgaatattgattccctgtccGCAGGCCATTCTTCAGAGTTTCCACGAGAAATGGTTCAAAATGTGGCTTTATCAACAAGGTTTGAGCGGTAGGGGTtggtcttggttaacgagctgccaatgtgatagatagatAGGAAAAAGCGATTGATGGAATTTCCAATTGGATATTGGGAAACAAGCTTTTTTCGCTAATTTACAATTCTAGCAGTTACTACTGCTAGAATAATCAATAAtataggatagaaatggaaacggtatggaagtccattttcagttctagcgattgctagaacatgagaaatatagagaataATAGAAAGTAGGAGAATAAAAGCGGTTTCCCTTGCATGCAAAGGCGCAGGATTGCAAATCCGGAGATggagagttcgattctcggtcagTCCAGTATGCTTTCGGGtaggaaacattcttgactccctgggcatagtgcatccattgtacttgttacACAAGATAAAttctcaattaataactgagaaaatgctaatagaatactaagttggagcattatcttaaagataataTATATCGTcgacatgataaaacttgtcgaTAAGCTCAAATTGAgcgtggctcatattgccccgtatgttcatactgcccctactgcccctattTAGAGAAAATTGTTCTTCATGTAACGCACATTTCACCAACGAAAATCATTATTGGCCTCTTCGGCTGCAGTAGATGGTACATCGACATTATGTCGGTGATTATTTCGACAGCACGGACAATAAAGAGATGTAATTTGAAGTGCGTCTCATTCATTCAATGCAATGGGAGGATTTGAGATCCACAAATAGGTGAGTAGTTTTGCTTACTTTTTTAAAGAAGTCCCTGCTATGACGCAAAATTTactaaaatttaattattacaAAGAACCGAAAATGTATCAAAAACAACAGTTCTCGAAAATGATCCAACTGGTATGAAAAGTAAAGATGTATAAGAAGAAGATTAATCACATATAAAATGACTTGCACACCCTCTGTTGCATGTGCTGAAATGGGTTGTATAGAACTTCGGTCCGAATGATAATGTTAATAATAAATGTTCAAATCATTATCTAATCTAATTTGCTAATGTGAACGTCATCAAAATTTTTCTTATCAAATATCAGAGGTAGTCAATTTGAAGCAATTATTGCATAAACATTTACAACTAATATGCTACTGATGATTCATCTGTTAGCTATCGCTACTGCAATACTTACAATGTCTAAAAAGTAGTCCACGTGGGGCCGTTTGTGCACGAAGAACCGCACCGGGTGCCGATCGATGGTAACTTTCACGGTGAAGTCGTGCGGCGTGCCGGGTTTCACCGTGTTCCGTGGCATCGCGTCGTGATGCGAATGGATCAGCGTCTCGTCCAGATCCAGTACCAGTGTTTTGCGCTGGACCATCCCGAGCCGGTGCCGGGATACCGGCGACAGCGGGAACAGTTCATATTTCACCGGTTGATGCTGTACAAACTAAGGCAATCAGATTATCCGTGGGAAAAGAAAAGGCAAATCATTTGGTGTGATGGTGTGATACGCGGGCGGTGGTGATGGTTTGTGGCGTAAGGCGGGTGTGGATGTGTGATTGGGCATAAATTTTGATTGGGGCTTGTTTCGAAAATTAACCGGCAGCGTACAGCTCATCAGCGATGATATATGACATGGCAGCGAGTGTTATTGGGATTTATACATTGTTTTGGTAGCCTTATGGTGGAGATTACAATTAACCAAACAACAGcataataattgtttttttttggttttataagACAGCAGTTATCATAGTTGTGCCGTTGCACAATCATACGTTAGTATGAGGCCTGCAAGATTTCGAAAGATTAAGCCGATAACTTTGCTAGGccggcaaaaaaaatcaacgctTAGAAGATTGATTGCTTCAACGTCAACCATATGTGTTCTAcaagaaatcaatgttcatGCCAGCACCATCGGGCTACCTATGGTCGTCTAAGAGAAGAACCCTTCTTTCATCTTGTCCAGATTTTTATTTAAAGAAATAATTCCGAATTACTCTAAAGAACACCCAAGTCCTATAGACGAATCAagtaaaataagaagaagacacacgacggtgttaagtttgacagatcctacaggaCAGCATAgagagatcattttaaaattcttataataaattctagacaaaatgtaattaaaatctgattgatgtatggtacggaaaaagttccgaactgtatgatagatacatttttggaaaatatttaaaaaattgagataagcttccagatatgtaattcagaactttttccgtatcgtacatcaatcagattttaattacattttgtctagaatttattataagaattttaaaatgatctctcTATGCTGtcctgtaggatctgtcaaagttaacaccgtcgtgtgtcttcttcttatttttacttggattcgtctataagaTAAATAATTCTGAAATAACGGCCAGTCAAATTATGTTTACGAGGTTCCTCGGCAATACATGCAGAATAAACGATATTTGGCATCTGGTTTGAACAGTCAATCtccgaagcgttataacttttttcctTGACGTTCCAAcaacgtaccttcttcgacATCCATTGGGTTATACATTAATGCAATTCAGATAGGtatgtaaatatgtaaatattaaaaaatataaataataatttgataTCTCATCTTTGTGCTTATCTATGTTagttttctttttctatttACGAGCAAAAACGTTAAGATGAAACTAGAATACTTTGATaatcaaaactcaatctcaATAGGAATGTGtaagaattaataaaaaaaaataattcaggaAAAGTTTGTTTTATAGCATAAAATTCTTTGTGCGCAAAaaaattgtatcagaaaattgatcaatttttggcgagtcaaggttcgccgggTCAGCAAGTTTAATGGgggtgaaaaatgcaaaaatgtccgctttcccatactaatgtttatacaaacttcaaatacgAGGACGCAACTAATCGGGCCCAGCTTTTTTACAATTGTTTGGGACACTGAATGGTTTCttaatttctttggattttttggtAATCCTGAAAGGTATGTTTGaagaaaaccttttttttatggaaattttctgttTGACCATGCTTTCTTTACATTATATTGGTtgtcttttttttcaattttctatcGAGAAACCGCATTCTTCATGAGTAGACTTCATGCAGCTTACCTAATGCTGGCTTAATAGTGACATCAATGAGCTGCGTGGAGTCGTCGACTTTTTGCATCATTCAGGTACTTATACTCACAATGACCACCTTTTCAAATTGAGATCATCGCGAAACACACTCAAATGCTCTACGGCCTTGTTGATTCGTTATTTCATTTGCTCATGAGCCAACACTCAGTATTCAGTATTTGTGCTGTTCCATGTTATGAGCTTTCCTTTTCGTTTGTGGTAATAAGTGTCGCAAAGTTGCTCGGAAActacttttaaattttaagcCAAAATGCTTCCAGCCTGCAGCAATGTTTGACCCTAATTATATAATTATACGTGTTGCAAATTAGAACTTTCTCCTACAATGAAGCATTTGAAATAAACCGAAGCGCACACATCATGGGTGAAGTTATTCATAAATCGTTTAAAAGGTATACTATTTTTAGGATTGCGCTTGAAGGTAAAAATGGAAAACTAAATAAACCCCCGCAGCAAAGGGATCCGCAAAAATATTCGACTCGAGCGACacaaacaataattgaaatattaTCAGGCCAGAAAACATACTCAGCGTGTGATTTACGCAGTTGTGCTACGCATTTCAGATTTG comes from Armigeres subalbatus isolate Guangzhou_Male chromosome 2, GZ_Asu_2, whole genome shotgun sequence and encodes:
- the LOC134211339 gene encoding CTD nuclear envelope phosphatase 1 homolog isoform X1, with product MPMLSQFQMNFRAFLVLASKIWTCICYMFNRQVRAFVQHQPVKYELFPLSPVSRHRLGMVQRKTLVLDLDETLIHSHHDAMPRNTVKPGTPHDFTVKVTIDRHPVRFFVHKRPHVDYFLDIVSQWYDLVVFTASMEIYGAAVADKLDNGRNILKRRYYRQHCTPDFGSYTKDLSAICGDLNRIFIIDNSPGAYRCFPNNAIPIKSWFSDPMDICLLSLLPLLDALRFTNDVRSVLSRNLHLHRLW
- the LOC134211339 gene encoding CTD nuclear envelope phosphatase 1 homolog isoform X2 encodes the protein MPMLSQFQMNFRAFLVLASKIWTCICYMFNRQVRAHQPVKYELFPLSPVSRHRLGMVQRKTLVLDLDETLIHSHHDAMPRNTVKPGTPHDFTVKVTIDRHPVRFFVHKRPHVDYFLDIVSQWYDLVVFTASMEIYGAAVADKLDNGRNILKRRYYRQHCTPDFGSYTKDLSAICGDLNRIFIIDNSPGAYRCFPNNAIPIKSWFSDPMDICLLSLLPLLDALRFTNDVRSVLSRNLHLHRLW